The stretch of DNA TAACAAAGAACTCAAGCGATCTAATAAAGGGTCAGGCTCCCGACGTAGAGCCTCAACCTCAGCATCCGGCTCTACAGCAAAATGCTCCTCCGGTTCAGGCTCTACCCGTCTAGGCTCTACCGCCATAGCAACTTGGGCAAACTTAGTATTGACACTTGCCTGCAACTGTTCTAGCTGTTCGCTAAGTTTAGTCAGGTGGCGTTCCAACCCCTCCACACGGCTAATTTCCTCAGCAGAAACATTGAGCTCAAACTCAGCAAACTTGAGCTGAAGTTCAGCAATCCGCTGTTCCAACCGCTGAAAACTAGGAGTAGGCCCAGCAGACTCAGAAACAGATAAAAACTGCCACAAAGCCTGCTTGCAGAGATTGCTGAAAGTTTGGTACTGAGTCAGGACTAACTCTTTTTCGATAGCCGCCAACAAAGTTTGATCCGCAGCATCCTCCGTAAATGCGACCGAGAAATTCCCCTTATTTTTTGCCCAGAGTGCCATAGGGTTCAAGCCTTATTCTGTTACTTATTTCAATGTAGCTAGCTGGGCCTCTGCATAGATATACTGTCCCAAAGCATTAGCTTCGCGCGTCGGCTTAGCCAAGTGAGCCTTAAGATTAGCCTCTTCAACCAGTGGTTTGAGAACTTCCCAGAAAAATTCACCACCGCCACCAGTGAAAACAACATCAGTTACCCGCTCTGGCAGCCATTCCATCAACCGCTCAGAGAGCTCAGTAGCAAAACTTTTACGCAGCGTAGGCAGAATTTCATCTAAATTAATCTGCTTATTCGAGCCTCTTGGCCTGTAGAAGCGCTTACCCTCTTCTTTGTGAACAGATTCCAACAGCGACAGAGATTGAGGGTCTGCCTTACCTCCAGTCTTGGCAATCACTTGTTCAGTAACTTGTTCGTAGAACTTGTTCATTGCCAAAGAATCGCTCTTGGAAACGGCCCGCGCAAAACGGAAACGGTCTACCATCAGAAAATCAGTAGTTTGGTGTCCAATATCCACAACAGCTACCGACAACTCCGGCAACTCCGGCGAAAATTCCTTATTGTCTTGAGCTTCGCACCAGATCAAACTGCCAAACCCTTCGGGCATTACCCAAACTTGGCGAATGTCAATCTCAACGCGATTTCCTCGATAAACCAGAACATGGGGAGCCTTTAGTTGGCTGATAATCTGTTCCTTTTCCTTCTCAAACTGCTCCTGGGAATAGAAAGGCAGACCCAGCACAACAGCCAACTCGCCCTTCATCTGAAAGTATCCAACACAGGAAAAAACCTTGACCAGTGCATCTACTACCTTCGATTGGTCAGCGGTGCCAAGATGAGCGCCAAAGTCGGCAGCTAGTTGACCGATCGCGTACCCGTTGCCCTGGTACTCTAGCCACATATCCAATAGGGGGTCTGTAGCCTTAGATTCAAAACTACCGCCCCGTACCTTCTCAACTGACTCCTTGGCAACATTAGACGGGATGAAAACCACGCCATTCGGATTGCGGCTCACACAAGCTTTAGTGGCTGTCCGGCCCAAGTCAGCGCTGAGAATGTTTTTAGTCGAATCAGCTACCTGTCTGGCGAGCATAGCTGGATTGGGAACAAGCTGTCTAGTTGTTGTCATTATAAATGTGTTACCTCACTGAGCCTCACCATTATCATGCCTTATCCCTTGACACTGCCAGAGTTAAAAGCAGCAAGTTTTGTGGCGATTCTTATAACTTTACCCAGATCGGCTTTCAATTGAGCATCGGATCTCCAATTCTCCTGCGATCCCTCACTCAAGAGCTCCCCCGCCCCCCGCTCCTCTATTCCCCCGCTTGCTCTAAAACCTATTGTTAAGTTAAATTTAGTTAAGATTCTGAGTGTTAAGCTCCGCTGCACTTCCCCAGCGCTGCGCTTTTATCTGATTTATCCACTCTTAGAGCTAATTGCATTTGTCAGTAACTCAGGGCTAAAGCCACTGAGCTTGTAAGAGCAAGTCTCAAAGCAAGCTATTCTGACCAGCCTAAGTCTTAACGACTACGTTATTTGGGTCACGACACCCCGGAATCCGAAGCTAGTTCCCTGCTCTGTCGTTTGCAATTAAACAGTTCTAAAGTCACTGGAACAGTGTTGCAAGCCTAACAAGCCCTTATAACATTGGCGAAGCTAACATTACCCCGCAAGGGAGGCCTAACAAAGGCAACCATTATGCGTACAGGATTGCGAGGTTTGAGATGGTAATTGTCCCATCGAAAGTACATTACAAAAGTACACCAAGCTAAGCAATTCCAAGGCGGTAATGGATACGAAGATTCACGGTGGTTAAAACCACCCGCGTCGTTTCCTTCTCAGGTCTAAAGACTCTGAGTTTCGCACTTACCGAGCTTTTTTATGAAAATAACGTGGAAAACTGCACTACTTTGGACTTTACCAGCTT from Kamptonema formosum PCC 6407 encodes:
- a CDS encoding ParM/StbA family protein, with amino-acid sequence MTTTRQLVPNPAMLARQVADSTKNILSADLGRTATKACVSRNPNGVVFIPSNVAKESVEKVRGGSFESKATDPLLDMWLEYQGNGYAIGQLAADFGAHLGTADQSKVVDALVKVFSCVGYFQMKGELAVVLGLPFYSQEQFEKEKEQIISQLKAPHVLVYRGNRVEIDIRQVWVMPEGFGSLIWCEAQDNKEFSPELPELSVAVVDIGHQTTDFLMVDRFRFARAVSKSDSLAMNKFYEQVTEQVIAKTGGKADPQSLSLLESVHKEEGKRFYRPRGSNKQINLDEILPTLRKSFATELSERLMEWLPERVTDVVFTGGGGEFFWEVLKPLVEEANLKAHLAKPTREANALGQYIYAEAQLATLK